A window of the Aspergillus flavus chromosome 6, complete sequence genome harbors these coding sequences:
- a CDS encoding translation protein SH3-like domain-containing protein yields MSFYTNTRQEDNEQYDVSFEIGGRQIDGFPTPCSNLRAGGLVYLRGHPCEITDIHTSPASRSVVQIVGFDIHTGQFMDDQYPLRETVFVPRINNHTPSSSGRSQVSRASSRGSGSQMVPRSRQSSNAGQYLNY; encoded by the exons ATGTCCTTCTATACCAACACCCGTCAGGAAGACAATGAGCAGTACGACGTGTCCTTCGAAATCGGCGGTCGACAGATAGATGGTTTCCCCACACCATGCTCTAATCTGAGAGCTGGTGGGCTTGTCTACCTCCGAGGCCACCCTTGCGAGATCACGGACATCCACACTTCCCCAGCCAGCCGGTCCGTGGTCCAGATTGTCGGGTTCGATATCCACACCGGACAATTTATGGACGACCAATACCCTCTCCGCGAAACTGTCTTTGTCCCTCGCATCAACAATCACACTCCG TCCTCGAGTGGCCGCAGCCAAGTGAGCAGAGCGAGTTCCAGAGGCTCTGGTAGCCAGATGGTCCCTAGGTCTCGCCAGTCCAGCAATGCTGGACAATACCTCAA TTATTGA
- a CDS encoding uncharacterized protein (expressed protein) translates to MIIRLHDNGELHLSVYVYELKGLVDESALRRAVEALTVNHPILRATWAKSNSGYCQVLLPTTAVSFSSFDGCILNHIQQTKAVILTPRQRNVRFSLIRDKPRGTTFLTIALHHAICDVFTRYLLERDLVRALGAPMIFFNVAHHSLGTAISRNI, encoded by the coding sequence ATGATTATACGTCTTCATGATAATGGCGAACTTCATTTGTCCGTTTATGTCTATGAGCTAAAGGGTCTTGTCGACGAAAGTGCCTTGAGACGAGCAGTCGAGGCACTAACAGTTAACCATCCTATCCTAAGGGCCACTTGGGCCAAAAGTAACAGTGGCTACTGCCAAGTTCTTCTCCCCACCACTGCTGTATCCTTCTCGTCATTTGACGGGTGCATACTCAATCACATCCAGCAAACCAAGGCTGTCATTCTAACTCCAAGGCAGAGAAATGTACGATTCTCACTGATACGCGATAAGCCCAGGGGAACGACCTTCTTGACTATTGCCCTCCACCACGCCATTTGCGACGTATTCACACGGTACTTGCTCGAGCGAGATTTGGTGAGGGCACTCGGGGCCCCGATGATATTCTTCAACGTGGCCCACCACAGCCTTGGTACGGCGATTTCGCGTAATATCTAA
- a CDS encoding uncharacterized protein (expressed protein), which translates to MGKLGRSYPYPGLDQMGGPLLATSLFRFRLTDTDESIQRILRSVQHELVSHEVYEHGLETLHSSGLPPVQCFVNVKLGTHTMQSTSIGDMTVHPRRDLESWDVQLLTSIYLEVAQELSGISMKMCYRSEHIGHQKAQLLFENFHDILDNIDGEDFGVGQLIRKGKPVDNMTCESSCISKVTNPEIS; encoded by the coding sequence ATGGGTAAATTAGGCCGCAGTTATCCTTATCCCGGGTTGGATCAGATGGGCGGCCCTTTGCTGGCGACTAGCCTGTTTCGCTTCAGGCTGACTGATACAGATGAGTCAATTCAACGGATTTTACGAAGCGTTCAACATGAGCTTGTTTCGCACGAGGTTTACGAGCATGGGCTGGAAACGCTACACTCCAGTGGCCTCCCACCTGTCCAATGTTTCGTGAACGTTAAGTTGGGAACACACACAATGCAATCTACTTCAATAGGTGACATGACAGTCCATCCTCGTCGTGACCTCGAGTCCTGGGATGTACAATTGCTTACCAGCATCTATCTTGAGGTAGCACAAGAACTCTCTGGCATTAGTATGAAAATGTGCTATCGAAGCGAGCATATTGGTCACCAGAAGGCTCAGCTGTTGTTTGAAAACTTCCACGACATCTTAGATAATATCGATGGAGAAGACTTCGGTGTTGGTCAACTTATAAGGAAGGGCAAACCCGTGGATAACATGACATGTGAGTCTTCGTGTATCTCCAAAGTTACCAACCCAGAGATATCTTGA
- a CDS encoding thioredoxin-like protein, producing MSTPKLTLYFDLLSPFSYVAFHILRNSPTFSKCEITYTPVLLRDLFTICGNPPPIAVKNKSIWLNKQRLYWSRRLNLPMCESPPAGFPFPTAEVQSILLVLSERYPEKIAEVVERLYRGLWGDGDSGIVTTDGFMGVLGDMFGEVVAGEILEVSQDSETKLRLTENTQKAVDTGAFGLPWIECVNAQGEKECFWGVDHMERVVEFLGFERADSKWGF from the exons ATGTCCACCCCAAAACTCACCCTCTACTTCGACCTCTTAAGTCCATTCAGCTACGTTGCTTTCCACATTCTCAGA AACTCTCCTACTTTCTCAAAATGCGAAATAACCTACACTCCAGTCCTCCTCCGCGATCTGTTCACTATATGTGGAAATCCACCCCCGATTGCTGTTAAAA ACAAATCAATCTGGCTAAACAAACAACGTCTCTACTGGTCCCGTCGACTAAATCTACCCATGTGTGAATCTCCACCAGCCGGGTTTCCCTTCCCGACTGCTGAGGTCCAGAGCATACTACTTGTCCTCAGCGAGCGGTATCCAGAGAAGATAGCTGAGGTAGTGGAGAGATTGTATCGGGGACTTTGGGGAGATGGAGATTCTGGTATTGTGACGACTGATGGGTTTATGGGTGTTTTGGGAGATATGTTTGGTGAGGTGGTTGCGGGGGAGATTTTGGAGGTT TCCCAAGACTCAGAAACCAAACTCCGTCTGACAGAAAACACCCAGAAAGCAGTCGATACCGGAGCATTCGGATTACCCTGGATCGAGTGTGTGAATGCCCAAGGTGAGAAAGAATGTTTCTGGGGCGTAGATCATATGGAGCGTGTGGTTGAATTTTTGGGCTTCGAGAGGGCGGATTCAAAATGGGGATTCTGA
- a CDS encoding armadillo-type protein, which yields MDQQRFLQQLQVVLNPAQGNVKEATGILQREFYNKPDSLVFLIQVATGHEDTNLKQLAAVEARSLVNKHWVSVQASQKPQIREQLLRSTLGEGSSLVRHSIARVISAVAKVDLNDGEWAELPNFLIQAGNTGNKDERAVAIYILYTILETLGEGFEEKFQDLFNLFGKTIADPESEEVRTNTLLALGRLAMHLDSEEDVGPVKAFQQLIPSMVAVLKESIDQTQEDRVMQAFEVFQTILGCDPALLTVHLKDLVVFMNEISANTEVEEDTRTQAISFLMQCVQYRKLKVQAMRVGEQLTRTALHIVTELGDTSVLDDDITPARSALGLLDMLAQSLPPSQVVVPLLHSLGQYFNNANPDYRRAGIMALGMCVEGAPDFISTQMKEIFPMVLQLLGDPEPKVRQASLHAVARLADDLAEDLSQEHERLMPLLFQNLASAMQEYKGEEDGPTIDIMKAGISAIDAVVDGLDEKDVAPYQGELVPILHKLFKHPDFRIKGLAAGALGSLASSAGDSFLPFFDESMHLLQEFATVKDSEEELDLRASVTDAMGEMAAAAGAERYQPYVEPLMRATEEALHLGHSRLKESTYIFWGAMSKVYAEHFSAFLDGVVKGLFGCIEQDETDLEVSFGEAAKDLIGQEVTVGGRKVKVASADDDDDEPVGEDGEIEDVDLEDEDGWDDITATTPLSLEKEIAVEVIGDLVTHTKSAYLPYFEKTIEMVLPLAEHPYEGVRKSTISTLHRSYAMLFAIAEENGQMAKWKPGLPLQVEPAKEVKKFGEILMTCTIRMWTEEDDRATVADINRNMAENLRYCGPSLISNETTLHNVITMVTDIITKKHPCQLEFSPEDDSLDAGEESSEFDWVVVDTGLDVVSGMAAALGESFAELWKVFEKTIIRYAGSTESLERATAVGVLAECINGMGAAVTPYTSAFMKLLVHRLGDEDPQTRSNAAYAVGRLVEHSTAPEIVKEFPTILGRLEACLHMDVSRLQDNATGCLSRMILKHRDSVPLKDVLPALIKLLPLKNDYEENDPLYRMICQLYKWEDSTIRELTPQFLPIFQSVLCGDEDQLEDERRAELVELVKWLNQMQPGAAPWAEQL from the exons ATGGATCAGCAAAGATTCCTGCAGCAGCTGCAGGTCGTCCTGAACC CCGCCCAGGGAAATGTCAAGGAAGCGACGGGCATCCTCCAGCGCGAATTCTATAACAAGCCGGACTCcctggtcttcctcatccaGGTCGCTACTGGTCATGAGGACACAAACCTCAAGCAGCTGGCCGCCGTCGAGGCTCGCTCGTTGGTGAACAAGCACTGGGTTTCTGTGCAAGCCAGCCAGAAGCCTCAGATCCGCGAGCAGCTGCTCCGTTCCACCCTTGGCGAGGGCTCTTCCCTTGTTCGTCACTCAATTGCTCGTGTGATCTCGGCTGTTGCCAAGGTTGACCTGAACGATGGCGAATGGGCCGAACTGCCCAACTTCTTGATCCAGGCTGGCAACACCGGCAACAAGGACGAGCGTGCCGTGGCTATCTACATCCTGTACACCATTCTGGAGACTCTGGGCGAGGGATTCGAGGAGAAGTTCCAGGATCTCTTCAACCTGTTCGGCAAGACCATTGCCGACCCCGAGAGCGAGGAAGTCCGTACCAACACCCTTCTGGCTCTTGGCAGACTTGCCATGCACCTTGACTCAGAGGAGGATGTGGGCCCTGTGAAGGCTTTCCAGCAACTGATCCCCTCCATGGTCGCTGTCCTCAAGGAGTCGATCGATCAGACACAGGAGGACCGTGTGATGCAGGCTTTCGAAGTCTTCCAGACTATCCTAGGCTGTGATCCGGCGCTCTTGACTGTGCATCTCAAGGACCTTGTTGTGTTCATGAATGAGATATCCGCCAACactgaggttgaggaggacACCCGTACCCAGGCTATCAGCTTCCTGATGCAGTGTGTCCAGTACCGCAAGCTCAAGGTGCAGGCTATGCGTGTCGGTGAGCAACTCACTCGCACTGCTCTGCACATCGTCACCGAGCTGGGTGATACCTCGGTCCTCGATGATGATATTACCCCGGCTCGCTCTGCTCTGGGACTGCTCGATATGCTGGCTCAGAGCCTGCCTCCTAGCCAGGTCGTCGTGCCCCTCCTGCACTCTTTGGGTCAGTACTTCAACAACGCCAACCCCGACTATCGTCGTGCCGGTATCATGGCTTTGGGCATGTGTGTTGAGGGTGCCCCCGATTTCATCAGCACTCAAATGAAGGAGATCTTCCCCATGGTTCTCCAGCTCTTGGGAGACCCCGAGCCCAAGGTTCGTCAGGCCTCGCTGCATGCTGTGGCCCGTCTTGCCGACGACCTTGCCGAGGACCTGAGCCAGGAGCACGAGAGGCTTATGCCCTTGCTGTTCCAGAACCTCGCCAGCGCCATGCAAGAGTACaagggcgaggaggatggcCCCACCATTGATATTATGAAGGCCGGCATCAGCGCCATTGACGCCGTCGTCGACGGCcttgatgagaaggatgttGCTCCTTACCAGGGTGAATTGGTTCCCATCTTGCACAAGCTGTTCAAGCACCCCGACTTCAGAATCAAGGGCTTGGCTGCTGGCGCCCTTGGCTCCCTGGCCTCCTCCGCCGGTGACTCCTTCCTGCCATTCTTCGACGAGTCTATGCACCTTCTCCAGGAGTTTGCCACTGTCAAGGACAgcgaggaggagcttgacCTGCGCGCGAGCGTGACTGACGCCATGGGCGAGATGGCTGCGGCTGCCGGTGCTGAGCGTTACCAGCCTTACGTCGAGCCCCTCATGCGTGCGACCGAAGAGGCTCTGCACCTTGGCCACTCCCGCCTTAAGGAGAGCACTTACATCTTCTGGGGTGCTATGTCCAAGGTCTACGCTGAGCACTTCTCTGCCTTCCTTGATGGCGTCGTCAAGGGTCTCTTTGGTTGCATCGAGCAGGATGAGACTGATCTTGAGGTCTCTTTCGGCGAGGCTGCGAAGGACTTGATTGGCCAGGAGGTGACTGTCGGTGGCCGCAAGGTCAAGGTTGCCAGCgctgacgatgatgatgatgagcctGTTGGCGAGGACGGTGAGATTGAAGACgtcgatcttgaagatgaggatggatGGGATGACATCACTGCCACCACTCCTTTGTCTctcgagaaggagatcgcCGTTGAGGTCATTGGTGATCTGGTTACCCACACCAAGTCCGCCTACCTGCCCTACTTCGAGAAGACCATCGAGATGGTCCTGCCCCTTGCTGAGCATCCTTACGAAGGTGTTCGCAAAAGCACTATCAGCACCCTCCACCGCTCCTACGCCATGCTCTTCGCCATCGCCGAGGAGAATGGCCAGATGGCCAAGTGGAAGCCTGGCCTGCCTCTCCAGGTCGAGCCTGCCAAGGAGGTCAAGAAGTTTGGTGAAATCCTCATGACTTGCACCATCCGCATGTGgactgaggaagatgatCG GGCTACCGTCGCCGACATCAACCGCAACATGGCTGAGAATTTGCGCTACTGCGGTCCCTCTCTCATCTCCAACGAGACTACCCTTCATAATGTCATCACCATGGTCACCGACATCATCACGAAGAAGCACCCTTGCCAGCTTGAGTTCAGCCCCGAGGACGACTCCCTCGATGCCGGCGAAGAGTCTTCTGAGTTTGACTGGGTCGTTGTTGACACTGGTCTCGACGTTGTTTCTGGTATGGCTGCTGCCCTCGGCGAGAGCTTTGCCGAGCTCTGGAAGGTGTTCGAGAAGACTATCATCCGTTACGCCGGCAGCACCGAGTCTCTTGAGCGTGCCACCGCTGTGGGTGTTCTCGCCGAGTGCATCAACGGCATGGGTGCTGCTGTGACCCCATACACCTCTGCCTTCATGAAGTTGCTGGTTCACCgccttggtgatgaggatcCTCAGACCCGCTCCAACGCTGCTTATGCCGTTGGCCGTCTCGTCGAGCACTCCACCGCTCCTGAGATCGTCAAGGAGTTCCCCACCATCCTTGGCCGTCTCGAGGCTTGCTTGCACATGGACGTTTCTCGTCTTCAGGACAATGCCACTGGCTGTCTCAGCCGCATGATCCTTAAGCACCGTGACAGCGTTCCCCTCAAGGACGTCCTGCCTGCCCTTATCAAGCTCCTCCCCTTGAAGAACGACTACGAGGAGAACGACCCCTTGTACCGCATGATCTGTCAGCTGTACAAGTGGGAAGACTCCACCATCCGCGAGCTTACCCCTCAATTCCTGCCCATCTTCCAGTCTGTCCTCTGCGGCGACGAGGATCAGCTCGAGGACGAGCGCCGCGCCGAGCTCGTCGAGCTTGTCAAGTGGCTGAACCAGATGCAGCCCGGTGCTGCTCCTTGGGCTGAGCAGCTGTAA